One part of the Paraglaciecola sp. L3A3 genome encodes these proteins:
- a CDS encoding glycosyltransferase family A protein yields the protein MNLVSIILPTYNREKFLVTAFKSIEEQSYANWELIIVDDGSSDDSINLLNRLKSAVSNPVKIISQKNGGPAVARNRGIQEASGDFIAFFDSDDYWLPHHLSNCINVMLQHKDVSWVYAACQRRLYDTNEVLLDSTFYHNRVPNPLFTLKTRSDGKLHIIDDDRATELQITHGIDSGFQNSVLRNNVFKEMQLPDMRIGEDRLFIAMALKSGFKLAFIDDIHVLYMVHSENISDTNLSESNISKRIDVMKQLIVSYELTPKYIPNLNAIERKALQERLASDWFWKLGYSLQWQNGLRNDAIKSYMKGIRLTPLNIKFWKTFIKAFVLTKIFRLK from the coding sequence GTGAATTTAGTCAGCATTATTCTTCCTACTTATAATCGTGAAAAATTCTTAGTTACAGCATTTAAATCAATTGAAGAGCAATCATATGCAAATTGGGAGCTGATCATTGTTGATGATGGTAGTTCCGATGATTCAATTAACTTGCTTAATAGGCTAAAAAGCGCAGTTTCTAATCCCGTTAAGATCATTTCCCAAAAAAATGGAGGGCCTGCTGTTGCCAGAAATAGAGGAATACAAGAAGCTAGCGGAGATTTTATTGCCTTTTTTGACAGCGACGATTACTGGTTACCACATCATCTAAGTAACTGTATCAACGTAATGTTGCAGCATAAAGATGTAAGTTGGGTTTATGCTGCATGCCAAAGGCGTTTGTATGACACTAATGAGGTGTTACTAGATAGTACTTTTTATCATAACCGGGTCCCTAATCCACTTTTCACACTTAAAACTCGTTCAGATGGTAAATTACATATTATAGATGATGACAGAGCCACTGAACTCCAAATCACTCATGGTATTGATAGTGGGTTTCAAAACTCTGTTTTACGAAATAATGTTTTTAAAGAAATGCAGTTGCCAGATATGAGAATTGGCGAAGACAGACTATTTATAGCAATGGCCTTAAAAAGTGGCTTTAAACTAGCATTCATTGATGATATTCATGTTTTGTACATGGTACATTCTGAAAATATTAGTGATACCAACCTCTCAGAGTCTAATATTAGTAAGCGGATAGATGTAATGAAACAACTTATTGTTAGTTATGAGCTAACCCCAAAATACATTCCCAATTTAAATGCAATTGAAAGAAAAGCACTTCAAGAACGATTAGCAAGCGATTGGTTTTGGAAGTTAGGTTACTCTCTGCAATGGCAAAATGGGCTTAGAAATGATGCAATAAAATCGTATATGAAAGGCATTAGACTGACCCCCTTAAACATTAAATTTTGGAAAACCTTCATAAAAGCTTTTGTGTTAACTAAAATATTCAGACTCAAATAA
- a CDS encoding NAD-dependent epimerase/dehydratase family protein has protein sequence MLLFLGIITPTYYMDVDIINMQTSNNSRAQVIIIGAGAITQQWHLPILMGRSDFNVVGVVDKSPQTTKLIEKAYPELNVYSDVSDIDTSSYSCAIVATPVAFHYAITKDLLQKNKHVLVEKPIAFSHKEAEELVLLAESKELILSVSLYRRLYPSLSLLKNIIDNNTWGAVKSFCFNWGDFYSWSASSLGNMKKELAGGGVLMDLGPHALDWLCYLFGEKIKLLSYKDDALSGIETDCQLQLEFESPERTIEGSLMLSRIRSLGGDLIIYCDNATLRLSVGERFKVKIEPLSKSQSPRADVVVEYEAANALDVKEEWFETFAKEHDDFVHAINNSQPAKLSGRSVLPAAKIIDECYQSKAQQSFTWSQTNLFDVPGLTDINSIFITGASGFVGGRLVEVLAENTDITIYAGVNNPNNATRISRYNVNMVQFDLNDAEQLTRVLNGCDAVVHCAVGTAYGDNDLIYRTTVNGTQNLLTACKQNNIKKIIHLSSLAVINMENNGKEITEQNCQPSTSQNIYAKSKLDAENLALNFAKTENLQLTILRPTTIYGPFSPLFKVGAGKQAINNGVVLTNSSAKSPSNSVYIDNVISAILQVLANNSTIDDSVFFVNDDDSMTYEHFYGYFTEQFNQKLALTNNHPGNNHSTEVGTFKLLLSELKGILTSKELRKLALKLYNTEKIGFPLRWTVSKFPAFEDKLRDSNGLVFKQKSKINASQVQIDASTDSLVSMRLFKNSYPLYTYIDRDKALSLTADWVKFSSTRT, from the coding sequence ATGCTACTTTTTTTAGGTATTATAACACCTACTTATTATATGGATGTAGATATCATTAACATGCAAACTTCAAATAACAGTCGTGCTCAGGTAATTATTATTGGCGCTGGGGCTATCACTCAGCAATGGCATTTACCTATATTGATGGGAAGATCAGATTTTAATGTTGTAGGCGTTGTAGATAAATCACCTCAAACGACTAAGTTAATTGAAAAGGCTTATCCAGAGCTAAATGTTTATAGTGATGTTTCAGATATTGATACGTCTAGTTATTCCTGTGCGATTGTGGCAACTCCTGTTGCTTTTCATTATGCAATTACCAAAGATTTACTTCAAAAAAATAAACATGTATTAGTCGAGAAACCAATTGCATTTAGCCACAAAGAAGCTGAAGAGCTGGTTTTATTGGCAGAAAGTAAAGAGTTGATTTTAAGCGTATCTTTATATCGTCGGCTATACCCTAGCTTATCTTTACTCAAAAATATTATTGACAATAACACTTGGGGAGCAGTTAAAAGTTTTTGTTTTAACTGGGGCGACTTTTATAGCTGGTCTGCAAGCTCACTGGGCAATATGAAAAAAGAACTAGCTGGAGGTGGTGTATTGATGGACCTCGGACCTCATGCACTAGACTGGCTATGTTACTTATTCGGAGAAAAAATAAAACTACTCAGTTATAAAGATGATGCATTAAGTGGCATTGAAACTGATTGTCAACTTCAGCTTGAATTTGAATCCCCAGAGAGAACTATTGAAGGTAGTTTAATGCTTTCAAGGATTCGCAGCTTAGGTGGTGATTTAATTATATATTGCGATAATGCCACTTTGAGATTGAGTGTTGGAGAAAGATTTAAGGTTAAAATTGAACCATTGAGTAAAAGTCAATCGCCAAGAGCTGACGTTGTAGTTGAATATGAAGCCGCTAATGCACTTGATGTTAAAGAAGAGTGGTTTGAAACTTTCGCAAAAGAGCATGACGACTTTGTTCATGCAATCAATAACTCCCAGCCTGCCAAACTATCAGGTCGCAGTGTATTACCTGCCGCTAAAATAATAGATGAATGTTATCAGTCAAAAGCCCAACAATCATTCACATGGTCACAAACAAACTTGTTTGATGTTCCAGGTTTAACTGACATAAATTCAATATTTATTACCGGGGCATCAGGATTTGTTGGTGGTAGGTTAGTTGAAGTTTTAGCTGAAAATACCGACATAACAATTTATGCAGGCGTTAACAACCCAAACAATGCAACAAGAATATCCAGATATAACGTGAATATGGTCCAGTTTGATTTGAATGATGCAGAGCAACTTACACGCGTTTTAAATGGCTGTGATGCAGTGGTGCATTGTGCGGTAGGAACAGCATATGGTGATAACGACTTAATATACAGAACTACGGTCAATGGCACGCAAAACCTTTTAACGGCGTGCAAACAAAACAACATTAAAAAAATCATTCATTTAAGTAGTTTAGCTGTTATTAATATGGAAAATAATGGCAAGGAAATTACTGAACAAAACTGCCAACCCAGTACATCACAAAATATATATGCCAAATCTAAACTAGATGCCGAAAACTTGGCTTTAAACTTTGCAAAAACAGAAAATTTACAACTAACAATTCTTAGGCCAACAACAATTTATGGGCCATTTTCACCATTATTTAAAGTAGGGGCAGGGAAACAGGCAATTAATAACGGCGTAGTCCTAACAAATAGTTCGGCAAAAAGCCCCTCAAATAGTGTTTATATTGATAATGTGATATCAGCTATTCTGCAAGTCTTAGCAAATAATTCAACTATTGATGATTCTGTGTTTTTTGTAAACGACGATGACTCAATGACATATGAGCATTTTTATGGCTACTTTACCGAACAATTTAATCAGAAATTAGCGTTAACAAATAATCACCCTGGTAACAATCACTCAACTGAAGTTGGTACATTTAAATTGCTATTGTCAGAGCTAAAAGGAATTTTAACTTCAAAAGAATTACGTAAACTAGCGTTGAAACTTTACAATACAGAAAAAATTGGTTTTCCTTTAAGGTGGACGGTATCAAAGTTTCCAGCATTTGAAGATAAACTTAGAGATTCAAATGGTCTTGTTTTTAAACAAAAAAGTAAAATTAATGCGTCCCAAGTACAGATAGATGCATCCACTGACTCGCTCGTTTCAATGAGGCTATTTAAAAATTCATACCCTTTATATACATATATTGATAGAGACAAAGCGTTAAGTCTTACCGCAGACTGGGTGAAGTTTAGTAGTACCAGAACATAA